CGACATCCGCAAGTCTGAAGCTGTCGACAATCTGTGTCGAAGGATCCGACGATCTGGCGACGCCGCCTGCGACGGTCCGGAAGCTTGCAGACCTGATCCAAGGAGCCGACTACAATCTTCTCGACGGTGTCGGGCATTTACCCTGCATCGAAGCGCCGGAGATGGTAGCGCGACACCTCTCGGTCCTTCACGGGCGGCTTTGATGACAAACGTTTTTGAACATCCTTGGTTAGGTGGCCTCTTTGGCGACGACGAGGCCTCGGCAATCTGGTCGCCCGAGAGGCAAATGCGCCACATGCTCGCGTTCGAGAAGGCATGGGCGCAGGCGCTCGGCCACGTCGGTATCGTGCCTTCGGACATTGCCCACGCTGCGGCCAAGGCGATTGGTGGCTTTGCGCCGGACCTGCCGGCTCTCCGCAGGGGTTCGGCGCGTGACGGACTGCCCGTACCCGCGCTCATCGTGCAGTTGAAGGCTGCGGCGGGCGCGAATGCCCATGCGGTACACCGTGGCGCCACCTCTCAGGATGTGATCGACACGGCGCTGGCGCTGACGCTGCGTGAGATGAGCGATCTATTCACGGCACGCATCGAGCGGCTGTCTCAGGGGTTGGGCGATCTTACCAAGCGGTTTGGTGACAACGCCCTGATGGGCCGCACAAGAATGCAGGCGGCGCTGCCTATTGCCGCGGCCGACCGCATCGTGATTTGGCAGATGCCGCTTGCCGATCATCTCCGGCGCCTCGAGCAGGTACGCGATCGCGTTGAGTTGCTGCAGTTCGGCGGCGCGGCAGGAAATCGCGCGGCAACCGGCGGCAAGAGTTTCGCCATCGCGGAGTTTCTCGCAGACGCCCTTCACCTCGGCAA
This window of the Defluviimonas aquaemixtae genome carries:
- a CDS encoding 3-carboxy-cis,cis-muconate cycloisomerase, whose product is MTNVFEHPWLGGLFGDDEASAIWSPERQMRHMLAFEKAWAQALGHVGIVPSDIAHAAAKAIGGFAPDLPALRRGSARDGLPVPALIVQLKAAAGANAHAVHRGATSQDVIDTALALTLREMSDLFTARIERLSQGLGDLTKRFGDNALMGRTRMQAALPIAAADRIVIWQMPLADHLRRLEQVRDRVELLQFGGAAGNRAATGGKSFAIAEFLADALHLGNPPRSWHARRDGIAEYAGHLSLITGTLGKMGQDICLMAQQGVDEIDLADGGGSSAMPHKQNPILAELLVTLARFNAVQVSGIHHALVHEQERSGAAWSLEWMIVPQMALATARSLEAASELCRQIVRVGRSNDGSNHQ